The Solanum lycopersicum chromosome 8, SLM_r2.1 DNA segment atttgaattataattgtttttgaaatatcttatatttgtttggtaaaaagTTGTCACATTGCATTATAAGTgcattaaaatgtgtgataaatacattatccatcattaaaacttgtattatatgtgaataataaattattctttgtaatatgcattaaaattgtattataaataaattaaaagtgattaagtgaaaaaaatattattactataaatgataaaatattttttattatagcaTATTTATGTAAAATGGGCCTGGGAGTAGACGAAAATGAAATTGGTGATCCAGAAGAATTGGGTCCAAGTTAACTGCAATTAGTCCATTTGATTTAAGAATTTAGTCAAATCGAGTTTAATTAGTGATTTGGCTaactattaaataaaatgaattaatgaaaattaattaatgagatttttaatcttaataaaataaaacaataaatttaattatagaccaatcaattaaaaaatatataaactattatataaataaactaattaaccaaatgtttaattaaaacaaatattttgagACGATTTtcgaataataataaaatatatcaaccataaacatatttatgtgaaacaaatatattatatgaaaattataaaaattataaaaaaaattagttaaagtAACTGgcaaactttatttatttatattatttttttttgaaattttataaaattaattattttaaatcgttTAAATATAAGAAGCtcgatgattaatttatattgtggaGATCCAAAATTAGGTGTCAACATTTAtccttttaaataattttaataaataaacaaaattaaataatgataaaggataattattttcatatttagacAATAAACTAAGTTTgtatattgatttatttatataaattgttcTTCTATAACACAttataatgtaaataaattaaatactgataaaagatatttattatCAAATTTAGACAATAACTAagtttatatattgatttatatatatatatgttctattataacacattaaaatgtaaataaattaaataatgataaaagataattaaaGTCAAATTTAGACAATGAACTaagtttattatataaatattctaCTATAACACATCAAAATGCTAAATGTTAACTTCTCAAATAAatcttatatattatattataataagttaaaattttaaattcttaatcgattaatatttatgattatatttatcAACTAATTACGTAACACGCAGACGCATATACTAATAAACGATAAAATCTGTTGCTAATCCTCTTTAGCAACAAAACGATGAGTTAGCGATAGATTTTCGTTAGCAAAAAATGAAATAGCGGTCCACAATTTTTTCGTAGTGTATTTATGTACGAtgctcatttttattttttatatatataaatacaaatcaaTTGCATTGACGATGACATATATGGTCaacaaatgaacaaaatgaaaagTTGTCCCTAATTAGGTGATATAAAGCTCACAAGATTAAATggattgatatttaatttttttggtcccgttagtattattaataaattatattcaacATTGTTCTTACAtagtattattaataaattatattcaacATTGTTCTTACACTatcaatcaatattccttctaaaacatattaagtgaattgctgagatttttaaaaataattagagaaataataataaaataatattttatttatattttaatttttttaataaaaaaaatttgtcaattgTCATGTCCAACCTTTCATTTAATATGGACCAAAAAAACATACACTTAACTAATCGGGGACAACTTTTCAGTTTGACATATTGCAGATCTCATAAATTAGGTcaatataagtaaaataattattgggaATAAGTATGCActataaaattattatcttttttaaccATGAGtggataatattataaaatttgaacAGAATTTAGGTTGAGTTAAATAAATTCTTTATAGATggttcatattttaaaaaaaatatatttaataatttgacCTATATGAGGGTGAAGTGATGTTGATCTTTCCGTTAATATATTAGTGTCTTGATTggtataatttttcaataactAATATAACATTAGTTATAcactttatttgatattatattatgtatattaatatattaaaaaatcataatatcagCTATGTAAAGggttttaatatatgtattgaTAGAGGCAGAGTCAGGATTTTCAATAAGGGGGttcaaaatttgtaaaaatagataatCGAAGGGAGTTCgatatctactatatatacatataaacttattttaatcatatataaataatataattttccatcGAAGGGGACTCCGCCCTTGTGTTTTGgcataattaaagataaaattttcctttaaaaactTTTTCCATAATATTTGTGCAAAGTACTTTTGCaaacaacatttaaaaaaaaaaatatttacgcatggtatttattttaaataaaatatgcaaaataaatattacatacaaaataaatttaaatataattaatacataatatttaatattaatacacCCCGTCAAACGACCATTAATCTAACGTATCACCAAACTCACTGGTGCCAACTTTTCGTTTTGTAGTTCTATAGATAACATCACTGCATTTAATCAATTACCTAACTTTTGTAagtcaattttcaaatttaatatgttgttaataataagtatgatattagaaaaattttaatgtcatttgatgtatgagataaaaataataattttaaaataaaattttatattaatattattttatattaagtttGAGGTATTGGTTAATTTTGAAACTATTTTATCATACTATTAGTATCAAAATGGTTAAATTATTACCCTATATAAAAGGTGGAAAACAATCTTAATCTctgattttatttgtatatttacaaGCTTTTATAGTCATAtagatattataatatatttaatattgcatgtttcaaaattttatagttGCATGAATATTGTGACctatgtaaaataataaattttaaaattatctttatattttttaagtctGTATTATTCAAGcaaacataattatataaaataaaatattgaaagcaATATCACCTGATAATTGCGATTTCGTATAGTTTAATATTATAGAGTTCACGATCATACACATAAGTATTCACTAATTTAAAACGATAAAGTATAGTTAGATTGCAAGAACTTCttatctaaaatttaatatcaaactctataaataataaatctatTGATAGTTAACACGAAAATTTAATAACGAAttgattgattatttaaatttttatattcttattaGCGATATTCAAATTGTAATCTTTTTCCCTATTCTCCTTTCCCTTACTcccaaaacttttttttttcaattttcaaaaaaaaaaaaataaaaaaaatatccaacTAATTAGACTAGTCGAATTGTAAaggaaaaaaggataaatatatcatttgaattttgatttttacaaCATATATAACCTCGTTTAAAAGAtagtgtatatataaatatcatacaATTTTAAAAGATTACCTCATTCATTTACTTATCACTCGAGATCCTATTTATATCTGGCCCAACTTAGAAGAAATTCAATTCCgaaataatttagaaattcgatattcaagataatttttattagttgGTTCGGATCCGAAGAGGTAAGCCAAAAGAATTGGGgcattatttttaaagttatttgtcatttttggaaataaaaaaataatttgttttagcataattatttttaattcaagtaAATATAGATATATCAACAAAAAGCGTAAATATgcattatttaatttgttagatgataaaaatatatacgcATTATTTATTAGAAGATGAAAATATacgcattatttttttaataaaaaatatgtccactcttaaatcataaaattaacgAATATATTTGTCCCTTTCGTCAATTAAATTTGCTTAATTGTAGCATCTCTTAAATAAAATTGGCACAAGTTTTTAGAAACACAGATTCGATTttgcttttcattttttttattttctatttggtgtctgaattttaaattagagtcttaatttaatttaaattacatacTATATGATCTATTTTAAAGTGATGTTATCAAAAAGATTTTCTTCATATTCTACATTCGAATCAAGActctgattaaaaataaaataatctcacGATTATAATATTGGTGACTCCAATTCCGATTCTGCTCTacactattatttattattattatatatttaatttttttttaaattatatgttatgataattaataacttgaaatacttataaaaaaatataaaattagtttgAACCTCTAAATTTGATGAGTCACAtgaattataacaaaaaaaaaagctaacatgttgtttaaaaaaatgtacgtaaaaaatataataaaatcagaATAACAAaaaacttaatataaaaattaatcgAGTGTATTGAAAATTTATCTATGCTATTTAAATtaagacaaaataaataatatatattattttaaaatgtcataaaatattataagagactataattaaaaaaacttcaatttttaaaaaaaaataaacatccaAAAACTTAACTGAGTCTTCAAAATTCACCCCTATCAAATAAATTaagacaaaatataatatataaacctTACTGACACAAACTCTAatctaatatatttattgagTATAAATGGCATCATTATTGGAAACaatgttttaaaaacaatatCGGATTTGCTCTGAGGCTATAGTAAAATGTTTCGAGATTTAAATGTAAGGTTTAATTTAATAAgatttatgtattaatattttaattgtataccttataaatataaatggCATCATCAATGGAAATGGTATTTTAAAAACTTCGTCGGACTCTCTCTGAGACGGGGCTCTAGTAAAATATTGAGATTCAAATGTGAGTTTAAttctataaaatttatgtattaatattttaattgtacGCCTTAAACACGTTTAACGCTCGAGACTCGTTAAACAAACCTTATACAaattatgtgtttaaatttttttttaacattgttGACCTTCATAATTCTTGAATATGAATcacatttaataattttttaatctataGAGATAAGAAAATTGAgagtaactaaaataacaagTTGTAATATCGCATCTTTATTATTAGGTAATATTGTGAAGGTGATTATATATTACGTTACATTCttctaaaaatacataacaaaattttactttttcatttatcATTAGTTTTCATGATTTTGTCACAAACGtcacaaaattattatattttattttgcaattagaaagtaattcatttttatttataatgaagtgatatttttatcaaaatactGTAAGTTGTATTGATTACTTGTTTTAGAGGGGAAAATTGTATAGTATGACAAAAATTACTTTTAGAAATAATGATTCttgtattattaattataaagttaagaTATCGCATTATTTATACTTGTACAATTatgatagaaattttattttctatgagTTTTCTTAATCAtgcttgtaattattttaaactattaaagtatttttataattttgtattatatattatttatatattgtaaattaaatattttaaaattcataagaCTTACGTGTTGATCTATATTAAATAAAACGCCCTGCCCATGCCCCATGCCCCATGCCCCATGCCCCAcctttaaaacattaaatttggaaaaatttattaattttacttaCGACTGGATCTGGATCTGGCCcacttcattaaaaataatattaataatgataacaaaatGCTGCTGTTggtactatttattattttataaactaAAACGTATCGATATATCGATGACAAGATCATTGACTCAATCTTTATAAATCAttgataaaaaagataaaaataaaataaataaaataaatctttataaaccattttaagGCAACTTGATGAATTAGATatgtttattaaattatatataagacaacttaaaatatgattttctttgatcgttttgaattttttatgatttattttgttaatcaacttttaaagataataatatatttttatatttaataacaatttaTCGTAAAAATCTTTTGGGCCAATAAAATTACTCTATTTTCTTACAATTATTGATCCACGTTCTTAACATTTTTGCTAAGTTAGCGTTTGActtcttggcaaatattatttgagtgaaaatttgggtgaaatttcaccatgtgtttggccataaaatttgggaaatatattttacctttttagaaaaatatgatttatacacacaagttttaaaaactatcaaaactaactaaaagtttgtattacaagtcaattgaatgttagttacaacaataacaaataatgtccatgacactgaagcaatgtggtaatttggagtgagtgcaacaagaattattccatacatcgtgaagtagataaagtacatgactttgttacctaaagccaatttttaataattttcatcaacattcatatcattatttaatattcactaaatatttcatcactattttggtgttcacgtaaaaaatgatgtaatacaacgcaagcaaCTACTAGAAAGGGTGtttttgtaagaaataaaagattggggtaaagttttaatttttaaaatatcccaaatattgatatttggcccaaatactagaaaaaactaatatttagaaatttgagatatttaccaaaaatatttgccaaataataacaaattgtatggacaaacattatttgccaaattttttccaaatattatttggaaaatttatggccaaacgagCCCTAAAAGGCAACCAAACTTTTTTTTCCTGTCTTTTAGGCATTCATATATTTGGTAATCTATatgtaattaactaaataagttttaaatttttatggtGTAAAATTAAATACATGTGAAATGTaggatcttttttatttttcttttattttgtgattttaagttattaaatatgttatgcaaaaaaattaaaataagatgtattaaaaatatttctgaaCTTGATGTAAATTATTAGTTTAGTTATCGAACTAGTGGTATCTTTAAAAATACTGTTTTACTTGGTTAATCAtaaaatgatatcaaatatTCTTGTAGAAGCATGTGCctcttactaaaaaaaaaatctcaaaaagtGTTAAAAACACTCTCAAACTTGATAAGAATTTAATCTGCCTTGATAAAAAATCATACGCTTCGATAAAATTTAATgatatcatatataaatttttactcatATTAATTCCTACTTATTTGACAAAAAAGTCCATAAACATGTACTGTTctatttaaaaatctatttaaatatCAGGCAATTCTGAAATATCGCAAAATCTTCctgtatttcttaaatttcgtaaAGACTAGAACGACTCCCTCACTTCATCACAAAAAATTACTACTTTCTtcgtttttttttgtatgtcatcactattataaatagttgattcataatatttgtcatttcataaaatcaatgcATAAATCACAACATTCTTCCTATTTCACCCTAGTGAGTTATTAgccttgaaaatatatatttgactaacacaaaaaaactaaataaataatgcATGTTCCttggtcaaattaattaatcaaaattaattaaatcatactCATTGATAGTAAAGTTGACTTCaagaaaaactaaataaatataaaataccaaacttacttaattttttaatacacgtgaaataatattaaaaaaatagtgatatataaatagaaaccGAGGGGTTAGCTCTTGTCATCACAATAAATTAGTAGGAAGTTTCTTTCTTCCACTTCTATCTTTtgcttctttctctctttcatTTGCTCTCTTCTTGTGTAGGTGAGTTTTTGTTAACCTTCTTCTTTGCTTTTCCTCTATTTTTTCCCAAgcaatttatgttttttcaataataattttgtctTGTTCATTTTGGTAATTATAAGGGAAGAATTTAGTAAAAGAATGACActgttttatattaatataatttcgAGTTGGTTATTAGAGTTAGAATCTTCAGATATAGCTTCATTTAATTATCTCTACGGACGAAAAATAGTCTACCAAAATAAAGTGATGTAGACTATACTTTAGATTATTGAAAaaggtattatttaattttaattattcataaaGAATTGTAATTCATCGACACAAAATATTGATCCACTATTGGATCAAGTGTTTTTTACacttttatattattcatttgatagatccaatatatattttttttataacattggTATCCTAACCAACTTTGACTATTTTATCTAACAcctattctctttttttttctcaaaattgaaaaaaatttcactATGTGTTTTGACTTTATTGAGATATGAATGATGATATAATTTCTCATACTTCTAGTTCCATTTTTTTAAACCACTTTATAGATTTACATCAATTATtatgtttaatgtttttttttctctcaaaattgaaataattcGTTAgccaaatattttttcttaaaaatttaatcGAGTGTCTCATAGTTTTCATTTCACTTTATCAAGCCatagtaaatttaatttttttccccgAGATTATCACACTATATACACAAAAGGTCATTTCTTaggtatacatatatatacaatcaataatgaatattaatattgaaaattttgattctaACACTGTAACAGAATActtatgtaatatatttttatttttttacagaAATGGTTGATTATCTAAATGAGAGGCTGATTAAAAATGGAgaggatgaagaagaaaaaaaaagaggaaataataataatattattattgtggaaaaaaaagagaaattgaaggataggatattacatgaaaataagaaattatggGTAGTGGCAGCTCCAGCTATATTTACAAGATTTTCAACATTTGGAGTAAATATTATAAGTTTAGCTTTTATTGGTCATATTGGAGCTACTGAACTTGCAGCTTATGCATTAATTTTCACTGTCCTCCTCAGATTTTGCATTGGTATCCTTGTAAGTTTTCAATCACACACCTCTAATTTTTTTATCGAGTGTCGTGGATATTTCAAAGTTAAACTGTTACTGAAAGAAAGAGAATTAAATGAAGAACTAAATATGATGTGTTAAGtgaattaaatgaaaagaagaaaatatttgatttgttgtattaaataaatatagtgtattaaaataaaaataatattgaataaggTGTGTTAAAATAGGGATAGTAGTGAATAAGATGTGGTACAATTGGAATAGTGCCTTATATGTTAATAATGACATAGTTTACTTCATATATAACAATACTGAATAAGATGTATAATCGATATTatctattagttatatataggttgaaaatactaaaaaagaaattaaataatactcAAACTAATGCATTTACTTCCGTTGTTATGATTTGTTAGTCTGGCTTTGATTTGACATATGTATCAAAATACTGAGCAATTTTGATTAAACATGTCGCAAAAGTTTagaatttaagaatttttaaaaacgGAAAAGGCATTGTTACTTAAATagactaaaaattaattaatataaacaaattaaaaatgagaGAGTAATTTTAAGATCATAtaagattcaaattttttttttttttaaatttcgtgTTTAATCGTACCTCAACAAACAAATCTAAACGAAAGAATACTTTCTCAGTGAAAGTCGTAAGTCAATAATTACAACCAATAAAGGATTTAGGCAActatttagcggcaattaggGGTGTAAGAAAATAAACGGAAACATAGGTAATTCGCTTAGAGTTcggtttaaaataatttgaattaggTTCAATTTCAATCCATTCAAGCCTAACTCGTTTTAAGATAATTTTCAATTGAGCCATATTCAATTTCCAATTTCAATCTGTTTTAAACTCTTTACTAAAATATGATcctatattaaatgtatgaattaTTGTCTATTTAATATCTTTACGATGTATCTGTtactctttttaattaaaaaaacttgaGCTGAAATTtcaattgtgattataaaagttaaatatcactatgttaaaattattgagattgaTCAGGTCAAATTGGacgggtcaagacccaacccgtTTTAAGCCCATTTGAACCCAAAGTTCCACCCATTTTAAAATCTCCAGTTTCAACCCAACCCGCCTATTTTGACACCCTAGCTAGCGACAATAATATAATTACCACTATATTACATTATCAATATCAAACATTAGTATATATAACTAACACACTATATAGACGTTACTAAATTCTTTAACGACTTTGTATGTAATGACATTTAGTTACCACAAAATGTAAAACTTAAACTTTTAGTATGCtacattatgttttttttttttggaacttGTTGAAACAAAATTAATGTTGTGAATTTTCATTTACAGCTAGGTATGGCAAGTGGACTAGAGACACTATGTGGTCAATCATATGGAGCAAAACAATATCATATGCTTGGTTTACATCTTCAGAGATCATTTATTGTCTTAACAATTACCACAACACTTCTACTCCCATTATTTCTATTCACAACTCCAATTTTAAAAGCATTAGGCCAAGAAAATGACATAGCACAAGTTGCTGGAGTTGTTTCACTTTGGTTCATCCCAGTGGCATATGCATATGTTGTATCATTTGCTTGCCAAATGTATCTTCAAGCACAAAGCAAGAACATAGTTATTGCATACTTAGCTGCAATTACACTAATAATCCATGCATTTTTGTCTTGGCTTTTGACAATTAAGTACAAATTTGGGCTAAATGGTGCTATGATATCAACTATTTTGGCATATTGGATACCTAATATTGGACAATTAGTGTATGTTATGGGTGGATGGTGTAAAGATACTTGGACTGGCTTTTCATTCTTGGCTTTCAAGGATTTGTGGCCTGTTGTCAAACTCTCTCTATCATCAGGTGTCATGCTATGGTGAGTCTACGCTTAAATTTTTATACTATCAGTgtaatttaactattttagGGCATGCGCTAATAATGTCATGATTTAATTTGGTGAATCTACGCCGCCtttttttcagatttatttGAAAGGATTATGTTGAATTTGAACggattaaaattatgttatctGGAAGCTAATTATCAAATATTAAGCATGTAAttaataaccttttttttttttgggtacaAAGTGTTGAGCTTTGGTACAAC contains these protein-coding regions:
- the LOC101252607 gene encoding protein DETOXIFICATION 21-like, which produces MVDYLNERLIKNGEDEEEKKRGNNNNIIIVEKKEKLKDRILHENKKLWVVAAPAIFTRFSTFGVNIISLAFIGHIGATELAAYALIFTVLLRFCIGILLGMASGLETLCGQSYGAKQYHMLGLHLQRSFIVLTITTTLLLPLFLFTTPILKALGQENDIAQVAGVVSLWFIPVAYAYVVSFACQMYLQAQSKNIVIAYLAAITLIIHAFLSWLLTIKYKFGLNGAMISTILAYWIPNIGQLVYVMGGWCKDTWTGFSFLAFKDLWPVVKLSLSSGVMLCVELWYNSILVLLTGNFKNAEVQIDALSICLNINGWELMIALGFMSAACVRVANELGRGSSKAAKFSIMTIVLISSAIGFILSLFFFFLRGRLAFVFTKSLEVAKEVDRLSPLLAFSVLLNSVQPVLSGVAVGAGWQTIVAYVNIICYYLVGIPVGVMLGYFLQLQVTGVWMGMLIGTLVQTIALVIITTKTDWDEQVRLTQQRVKGWAIEDDNNVTSQGA